The genomic region CTCCCTTAGATTATATTCTAAGGGTAAAAGGCATAAAGAACTTAATAATAACTGGGACTGTGGCAAATATTTGTGTTTTACACACTGCAGGTAGCGCCGCACTAAGGTGGTATAATGTTATAATGCCAAAGGACGGAATTTCTGCTATAACAGATTTTGACTATTACGCAACTCTTAGGCAAGTAGATTTTCTCTATAAAGGAAAAATAACAACTTCTGCCGGAATAAAGTTTAATACTAAATAAAAGTAATTTTAAGCAAATGGATTACTATGCAATAGTTCATAACGACTTCGATGGTACAGCATCAGTGGCAGTTTATGCAAGGGCAGTAAAATCTCTACCAAAAAACGTTTGGTTTACTGAGCCCACAAAAGTTCATAACTTATTGAGCAAACTAGAGCCAAGAGGAGTATATAATGTAATGATAGCCGACCTCGGTTTAAATGAAAGTACTTTTGATAAAATAGTTGAGAGTTGTAAAAAATTAATAGATCAAGGTGTAAAGATTCAATGGTTTGATCACCATGTTTGGAAAGAAGAATGGAAATCGAAGCTTTCTGAAATAGGAGTTGAAGTTCATCACGACACTTCGACTTGCGGTGCAGGAGTTGTACATAAAGTAATGAATCCAGACGACGAATTCTCGTCAAAACTTGCCTCGGCTGATTGTTCAGTAGATATTTGGTTACATAACGATCCAATGGGCGAAAAATTAAGGAGAATCGTTGAAAGCAACAAAGATTATGGTTGGAAGAAGAAATTAATAGAAACATTTTACAATGGAATTCTTTGGAACGAAGAATTTCAGAAAATTTTAGAAGACCAAGTAGACCAAGAATTGAAAGGGTATCAAAAACTTCCTAAGTACTACCGCGTAATAGAAATTAACGGTGTAAAAGTTGTAGTTGCAATAAGATGGAAAGGCCCTCCAGACATAAGTTACGCTGCTCAATATTTAATGACAAGGACTGGGGCAAAAGTATTTGTATCTGCAAATGGTAAGGCTATCTCTTTCAGAAGTTCTACAATAAATGTAAGGTTATTTGCAGCAAAATTAGGCGGAGGAGGGCATCCATTAGCTGCAGGAGCTTCTTTAAAGATTCCATTAATCTATAGAATCTTAAGGAGAATTGGAATAATTTCTCCAGCAAATAAGTGGGTTTGTAATGTTGTTACTAAGGTAATAAACGATGTTGGATTTAAAGAATACCAGCAAAAGGATATTACTCAACACTGAAGTTAAAAAATCTTTATACTCAAAACTGAAAAAGAAGTGTTTTAAAATAGTTATAACTACTATTTTATAGTGAATCTAAAATGGTAAAGGTTTATCAAAAGTTCCCAGATACTCAAGTATTAACTACAAAAGGACCGATAGACTTCTATAAGGACATATTTGGCAAAGGAAAGTGGTTATTCTTATATGCACATCCAGCAGACTTTACACCAGTATGCACCACTGAGTTTGTAGCATTTGCACAAGCACAACCAGAATTTGAGAAACTAGGAGTACAATTGATGGGACTAAGCGTTGATAGTATATATTCTCACATAGCTTGGTTAAATGATATTGAGCAAAGATATGGAGTTAAAATAAACTTCCCAGTTATAGCTGACCCAGATAAGAAATTATCAAGAATGTTAGACCTAGTTGATGAGAATTCTGGAGTAACAGTCAGAGGAGTTTTCATTGTAGATCCACAAGGCACAATAAGGTTCATGGCACAGTATCCAATAGAAGCAGGTAGAAAGATTGATGAAATGTTAAGGATAACTAAAGCAATAATAGTAGCATATAAGGCAAAGGTTGCAACACCAGCAAACTGGGAGCCAGGTCAAGACGTAGTATTAGGAGCACCTACAACCTTAGACGAAGCAGAATTAAGAATGAAAATGCCAAACGCAAAAGCATGGTACTTAGTGTTCAAGAAGTATGATGAATTACCTGCAAATCAAAAAGTATAAACTTTTTTGATTAATTCTTTACTTTTCATCTTATATTTCTATAATTACAAATTTTTTATTCGCTGGTAATGCTACATTATATACTTTAGTATCATCTAACTTAGCAAAAGTTACCTTAGCGTAGTGGGCATGACCATGAATTGCTAAATTAGGCTTGCACTGAAGTTCTTCTATTAATTCATCTCCTAGTCCTGGATAC from Acidianus ambivalens harbors:
- a CDS encoding DHH family phosphoesterase; amino-acid sequence: MDYYAIVHNDFDGTASVAVYARAVKSLPKNVWFTEPTKVHNLLSKLEPRGVYNVMIADLGLNESTFDKIVESCKKLIDQGVKIQWFDHHVWKEEWKSKLSEIGVEVHHDTSTCGAGVVHKVMNPDDEFSSKLASADCSVDIWLHNDPMGEKLRRIVESNKDYGWKKKLIETFYNGILWNEEFQKILEDQVDQELKGYQKLPKYYRVIEINGVKVVVAIRWKGPPDISYAAQYLMTRTGAKVFVSANGKAISFRSSTINVRLFAAKLGGGGHPLAAGASLKIPLIYRILRRIGIISPANKWVCNVVTKVINDVGFKEYQQKDITQH
- a CDS encoding peroxiredoxin, coding for MVKVYQKFPDTQVLTTKGPIDFYKDIFGKGKWLFLYAHPADFTPVCTTEFVAFAQAQPEFEKLGVQLMGLSVDSIYSHIAWLNDIEQRYGVKINFPVIADPDKKLSRMLDLVDENSGVTVRGVFIVDPQGTIRFMAQYPIEAGRKIDEMLRITKAIIVAYKAKVATPANWEPGQDVVLGAPTTLDEAELRMKMPNAKAWYLVFKKYDELPANQKV